One Janthinobacterium sp. TB1-E2 genomic region harbors:
- a CDS encoding M14 family metallopeptidase, which yields MLRHALLSAALLSTFALPAYAASPLTTVAERSGFLHTGRYAEVEALCRQFQSRYPKQVRCVEFGRTPENRPMLALAVSNTGALTPAEAARRKLPVLLIQGGIHAGEIDGKDAGFLALREVLEGKAAPGALDKQVLLFVPVFNVDGHERFGQWNRPNQRGPVEMGWRSTAQNYNLNREYMKADTPEMQHMLALVNAWDPLAYVDLHVTDGAQFEPDISIQVEPVHAGDAALRAAGTALRDQVLADLAKQGSDPKPFYISFAENDNPQSGFVDSAPNPRFSHGYFQLRNRFGMLVETHSWKDYPTRVRITRNTIVSLLSQVAQHGAQWRQTALEADVRAAQLAGTTLPLTYKTTDKSRMIAFRGYAYTRTPSEVSGALMTRYDETTPQIWNVPLRDEIVPDLQQAAPKAGYLVPAAQAAMVAAKLRQHGVSYQVLATAPGRLPVETFRATAVKFGAQSFEGRQTAAVQGEWQKEERVVGAGDLYVPVGQAKARLVVALLEPRAPDSLLAWGSFNTAFERKEYMEEYVAEDVARAQLAADPALAAQFHQKLASDPAFAKNPAARLEFFARRHASWDERLNLYPVLRTDAAPAGLASPPARTPKLSNRAD from the coding sequence AACGCTCGGGCTTTTTGCATACGGGCCGCTATGCGGAAGTGGAAGCCTTGTGCCGCCAGTTCCAATCGCGCTATCCGAAGCAGGTGCGCTGCGTGGAGTTCGGCCGTACGCCGGAAAACCGCCCCATGCTGGCGCTGGCCGTCTCGAATACGGGCGCCCTGACGCCGGCCGAAGCGGCGCGCCGCAAGCTGCCCGTGCTGCTGATACAGGGCGGCATCCATGCGGGCGAAATCGATGGCAAGGATGCGGGTTTCCTCGCGTTGCGCGAAGTATTGGAGGGCAAGGCGGCACCCGGCGCGCTCGACAAGCAGGTGCTGCTGTTCGTGCCCGTGTTTAACGTCGATGGCCACGAGCGCTTCGGCCAGTGGAATCGGCCGAACCAGCGCGGCCCCGTGGAAATGGGCTGGCGCAGCACGGCGCAAAACTATAATCTGAACCGCGAATACATGAAGGCCGATACGCCCGAGATGCAGCACATGCTGGCGCTGGTGAACGCCTGGGATCCGCTGGCCTATGTCGACCTGCACGTCACCGACGGCGCCCAGTTCGAACCCGATATCTCGATCCAGGTCGAACCCGTGCATGCGGGCGATGCGGCCCTGCGCGCGGCCGGCACGGCGCTGCGCGATCAGGTCCTGGCCGACCTGGCCAAGCAGGGCTCGGATCCGAAACCGTTCTATATTTCGTTTGCCGAGAACGACAATCCCCAATCGGGTTTTGTCGATTCGGCGCCAAATCCGCGCTTCTCGCATGGCTATTTCCAGCTGCGCAACCGTTTCGGCATGCTGGTGGAAACCCATTCGTGGAAGGATTACCCGACCCGCGTGCGCATCACGCGCAACACCATCGTTTCGCTGCTGTCGCAAGTGGCGCAGCATGGCGCGCAGTGGCGGCAAACGGCGCTCGAGGCGGACGTGCGCGCCGCGCAGCTGGCCGGCACGACCTTGCCGCTCACGTATAAAACGACGGACAAGAGCCGCATGATCGCGTTTCGCGGCTACGCCTACACGCGCACGCCATCCGAAGTGTCGGGTGCGCTGATGACGCGCTACGACGAAACCACGCCGCAGATCTGGAACGTGCCGCTGCGCGACGAGATCGTGCCCGACCTGCAGCAGGCAGCGCCCAAGGCCGGCTACCTGGTGCCCGCCGCGCAGGCAGCCATGGTGGCGGCCAAGCTGCGCCAGCATGGCGTGTCGTACCAGGTATTAGCTACCGCGCCGGGCAGGCTGCCGGTCGAGACCTTCCGCGCCACGGCTGTGAAATTCGGCGCGCAGTCGTTCGAGGGACGCCAGACTGCGGCCGTGCAGGGCGAGTGGCAGAAAGAGGAGCGCGTGGTTGGCGCCGGTGACCTGTACGTGCCCGTCGGCCAGGCCAAGGCGCGCCTGGTCGTCGCCCTGCTCGAGCCGCGCGCGCCCGATTCCCTGCTGGCCTGGGGCAGTTTCAATACGGCCTTCGAGCGCAAGGAATACATGGAAGAATACGTGGCCGAAGACGTGGCGCGCGCGCAACTGGCGGCCGACCCGGCGCTGGCGGCGCAGTTCCATCAGAAGCTGGCCAGCGATCCCGCGTTTGCCAAGAACCCGGCCGCGCGCCTGGAATTCTTCGCCCGCCGCCATGCTTCCTGGGATGAGCGCCTGAACCTGTATCCGGTGCTGCGCACGGATGCCGCGCCTGCCGGCCTGGCATCGCCGCCTGCGCGCACACCGAAGTTGTCAAATCGCGCAGATTAA
- a CDS encoding ankyrin repeat domain-containing protein, with the protein MVNKTLFNQHREAFFRLCDAVGENQVEQVRSMLEATPLLLTLRRYNMDDGESLLHLAAAGGSREVCALLVSLGMDVDLPLPGYRNLTPLDAAASHGHLATCRWLLEQGAAVDGLPDNILSPLDSACVGGHEDVVALLLQRGANPNRLHTRWNQAPVDIATGWGFPAIAQLLASAGGVSILDVPQQAAASPQEAIRTFMHNSAGWVLPAVFSPDSGDARFSLGISCIGGKRDFKLLFTTGLFRQSPMTELAICLPARWPLTVHGFAEHSPWRFPVALLARLGRRTLDQASLAVGELLRRDDPYLADLAWPDGVDALLAIDKRWNPEPEEDDIADDDKVTIYLLVPVAFTKKGAPGASALHALIERKLKGSWKVSALPIPVIG; encoded by the coding sequence ATGGTCAACAAGACACTCTTTAACCAGCACCGCGAGGCGTTTTTTCGCCTCTGTGACGCCGTCGGCGAGAATCAGGTGGAACAGGTGCGCAGCATGCTCGAGGCCACGCCGCTGCTGTTGACCTTGCGCCGCTATAACATGGATGACGGCGAATCGCTGCTGCACCTGGCCGCGGCCGGCGGCAGCCGCGAGGTCTGCGCGCTGCTCGTGTCGCTGGGCATGGACGTCGACCTGCCCCTGCCCGGTTACCGCAACCTGACGCCGCTGGACGCGGCGGCAAGCCATGGCCACCTCGCTACCTGCCGCTGGCTGCTCGAGCAGGGCGCTGCCGTCGATGGCTTGCCGGACAATATACTGTCGCCGCTGGACAGCGCCTGCGTTGGCGGCCATGAGGACGTGGTCGCATTGCTGCTGCAGCGGGGCGCCAATCCGAACCGCCTGCATACGCGCTGGAACCAGGCGCCGGTCGATATCGCCACCGGCTGGGGCTTTCCCGCGATCGCCCAATTGCTGGCCTCCGCCGGCGGCGTCAGCATACTCGACGTGCCGCAGCAGGCGGCCGCGTCGCCGCAGGAAGCGATCCGCACCTTCATGCACAACAGCGCCGGCTGGGTGCTGCCGGCCGTGTTCAGTCCGGACAGCGGCGACGCGCGCTTTTCGCTGGGGATCAGCTGCATCGGCGGCAAGCGCGATTTCAAGCTGCTGTTTACCACCGGCCTGTTCCGGCAATCGCCGATGACCGAACTGGCCATCTGCCTGCCGGCCCGCTGGCCGCTGACCGTGCACGGCTTCGCCGAGCACAGCCCGTGGCGCTTTCCCGTGGCGCTGCTGGCGCGCCTGGGACGGCGCACGCTCGACCAGGCCAGCCTGGCCGTGGGCGAGCTGCTGCGGCGCGACGATCCGTACCTGGCGGACCTGGCCTGGCCGGACGGCGTCGATGCGCTGCTGGCCATCGACAAGCGCTGGAACCCCGAGCCGGAGGAAGACGACATTGCCGACGATGACAAGGTCACCATTTATCTGCTGGTGCCGGTGGCGTTCACCAAAAAAGGAGCGCCCGGCGCCAGCGCCTTGCATGCCTTGATCGAGCGCAAGCTCAAAGGCAGCTGGAAAGTGTCGGCCTTGCCCATCCCCGTGATTGGCTAG
- a CDS encoding MGDG synthase family glycosyltransferase, translating into MTKKILLLSVSAGAGHMRAAQAIEAYAARDGGGGPAALALHLDVMDFVTPAFRKLYTDFYIKLVNKAPALWGYLYHATHDAPRDSSMQRLRRAVERLNTRALMTQIAAFQPDAIICTHFLPAELLSRALRQHQLACPVWVQVTDFDLHRMWVHEQMEGYFAATDEVAFRMRHEGIPAERIHVTGIPIMPAFAQLPERVQCAQAFGLDPRRTTILLMGGGAGLGSLETVAARLLALPGDFQLIVLAGKNAAALAALQALAGQYPGRLLAQGFTSEVERLMACADLVITKPGGLTTSECLALGLPMIVNSPIPGQEERNADYLLEQGVALKAFDAVTLEYRVRLLLDHPEQLQAMRAKALALGRPRAALEVLAQVLA; encoded by the coding sequence ATGACAAAAAAAATTCTTCTCCTGAGCGTCTCGGCCGGCGCCGGCCACATGCGCGCGGCGCAAGCCATCGAGGCGTATGCGGCGCGCGATGGCGGTGGCGGCCCTGCGGCGCTGGCCCTGCATCTGGACGTGATGGATTTCGTCACGCCCGCCTTCCGCAAGCTGTACACGGATTTCTATATCAAGCTGGTCAACAAGGCGCCCGCGCTGTGGGGCTATCTGTACCACGCCACCCACGACGCGCCGCGCGACAGCTCGATGCAGCGCTTGCGCCGCGCCGTCGAGCGCCTCAACACGCGCGCGCTGATGACGCAGATCGCCGCCTTCCAGCCCGACGCCATCATCTGCACGCATTTCCTGCCGGCCGAACTGCTGTCGCGCGCCCTGCGCCAGCACCAGCTGGCTTGCCCCGTGTGGGTGCAGGTCACGGATTTCGACTTGCACCGCATGTGGGTGCACGAGCAGATGGAAGGTTATTTCGCCGCCACCGACGAAGTGGCGTTCCGCATGCGCCACGAAGGCATTCCCGCCGAGCGCATCCACGTGACGGGCATTCCCATCATGCCCGCGTTCGCGCAGCTGCCCGAGCGCGTACAGTGCGCGCAGGCGTTTGGTCTGGACCCTAGGCGCACGACGATTTTGCTGATGGGCGGCGGGGCGGGGCTGGGCAGCCTGGAAACGGTTGCCGCGCGCCTGCTGGCCTTGCCAGGCGACTTCCAGCTGATCGTACTGGCGGGGAAAAACGCCGCCGCGCTGGCGGCGCTGCAGGCGCTGGCCGGCCAATATCCGGGGCGCCTGCTGGCGCAAGGCTTTACCAGCGAAGTCGAGCGCCTGATGGCGTGCGCCGACCTGGTGATCACCAAGCCGGGCGGCCTGACCACGTCCGAATGCCTGGCGCTGGGCTTGCCCATGATCGTCAACTCGCCGATTCCCGGCCAGGAAGAGCGCAATGCCGACTATCTGCTGGAGCAGGGCGTGGCCCTGAAGGCATTCGACGCCGTCACCCTGGAATACCGCGTGCGCCTGTTGCTCGACCATCCCGAGCAGCTGCAAGCCATGCGCGCGAAAGCGCTGGCCCTGGGCCGTCCGCGCGCCGCCCTGGAGGTACTGGCGCAGGTGCTGGCTTGA